The window CGGATTCGGAACAGATTGCGGCATTCATTGCCGAGCACAGCTTTGCAGCGGTGATCACGCAGCACGCCGGCGCTCCGTTCGCCAGCCACGTGCCGTTGCTGTACGAGCAAACCGCCGGGCCGCTCGGAACACTTGTTGGCCATCTAGCGCGGCCGAATCCGCAATGGGAAGACGCCGCTCACGAGCCGGCTGGCATTCCAGCGCTGGCCATTTTTAGCGGCCCGCATACCTACATTTCGCCCACTTGGTATGCCGAACCGAACACGGTGCCAACCTGGAATTACATCGCCGTGCATGCCACCGGCCGGCTGAAGTTGATCACTGATCAGGAGCGTTTGCTGCAGCTGCTCGGCCGCACCGTCGACTTTTACGAGTCGCCGCAGCCGCAGCCTTGGCGACTCGAAGATCAAAATGCCGAGTTCATCGAAAAGCTCTGCGGCGGGATCGTTGGCTTTGAGCTCGTGATCGAAAAGCTCGAAGGGAAATGGAAGCTGAATCAGAACCACACGGCAGCTCGCCGCGAGCGGGTGATGCAGGTGCTGGAAAAATCGTCCCGCCGAGATGACCAGGAAGTAGCCGCGGCCATGCGGAAATTGCCGAAGTAGGGCTTCCCTCGCCTCCCGCCTCCTGGCCTTTGCACCGTATAATCGTGCGCTCTGCATTCTGCCTTCTTCCTTCTGCCTTCCCGAGAGCTCCCATGCCTGTTGTTGGCACTTTCCCTACGTTGCGTTCCGAAATCGCCGGTGTCAAAGTGGTCGACCTGGCCCAGCAGTTTGGCACGCCGACCTATGTCTACGACGCCGCGTCGATCGTCGAGCGTATCAACGATCTGAAGCAGTTCGACGTCATTCGCTTCGCTCAAAAGGCCTGCTCGAACATCGCCATCCTCAACCTCTGCCGGCAGAACGGCGTGGTGGTCGATGCGGTCAGCGGCGGTGAGATTCACCGGGCACAAAAAGCCGGTTACAAGCCCGGCAACGTCGAACATCCCGAAATCGTTTACACGGCTGACGTCTTTGATCGTGATACGCTCGACCTGGTCGTGAAGCTGAAGATCCCGGTCAACTGCGGCTCGCCCGACATGATCGATCAGCTCGGCGAAAAAGCCCCCGGCAGCTCGATCACGCTGCGGATCAATCCCGGCTTTGGTCACGGCCACAGCCAAAAGACGAACACTGGCGGCGAACAATCGAAGCATGGCATCTGGCACGAACAGCTCGACGACTGCGTCGCCCGCGCCGCGAAAGCCCAGATCAAGATCACCGGCATTCACATGCACATCGGCAGCGGCACCGACTTGCATCACCTGTCGCAAGTTTGCGGCTCGATGGAAAAAGTCGTCGAAAAGATCGGCGCCTCAGTCGACACGATCAGCGCCGGCGGCGGCTTGCCGATTCCGTACAACACCAAGCAATCGTACGTCGACCTCGATCAATATTTCCAGCTGTGGGATGCTTCGCGCAAACGCCTGGAAGCCAAGCTCGGTCACAAGATCACGCTCGAAATCGAGCCAGGCCGATATCTCGTCGCCGAGAGTGGTTACCTCGTCAGCGAAGTCCGCACCGTGAAGAAGATGGGGAACAACACGTTCTACCTGCTCGATGCCGGCTTCAATAACCTGGCCCGGCCGATTCTCTACGGTTCGTATCACCCCATGTCGCTGGCCCCGGTTAGCGGCGCGACGAACCTGCCGGAACAAGACGTCGTGGTCGGCGGCCCACTCTGCGAATCGGGCGACATCTTCACGCAAGAAGAAGGTGGCTTCGTCTGCACCCGCAAACTGCCGCAAGCCAAGGTCGGCGACTACCTCGTGCTCGAACGCGCCGGCGCCTACGGCTTTGTGATGGCTTCGAACTACAACAGCAAACCGCTCGCGGCTGAAGTCCTCATCCAAAACGGCAAGCCGCATTTGATCCGCGCTCGGCAGACGTTTGAAGATATTACTCGCGGCGAAGTGATTCCGAGCTAAGTCGTCGAACCGCTCCGCGGTCGATGAATGAATTGAGAGCACACGTAATTTTCGCGCACTGTGCTCTATCGCAGGATAGAATTCAAGTATGACCAGCATCAGTCTGCAAGAATTCCAGCGAGATCCCGCCTCCGTCCTTGAACGGATTGTCGCTGGCGAGAGCTTTGTCCTTACAGACGGGAGCCGTATGGTTGCTGAAGTACGCCCCGTTGATCCACAGCGCTCAGCGCCGCGGCCATTCGGCTTAGCTAAAGGGGAGTTTGTCGTTCCCGCTGAGTTTGACCTGCCACTGCCCGAAGAGATCCTGGCTGCATTTGAAGGCCGATGAGAATCATTCTTGATACTCACGTTTTTCTGTGGTTCGTCTCAGGTGATCCTCGACTCCCGACCCGTTATAGGTCCGAGATTCAATCGCCTGAGAACGACATCTTTTTGAGTGCAGCTTCTATCTGGGAAGCAGTGATTAAAAACCAACTTGGCCACCTTCCTCTACCCGAGAAGGCCAGTGTGTATTTGCCTCAGCAGCGACTCATGCATGGCATTCACTCGCTACCAATTGATGAAAACGATATGGCTGCACTTTCAAACTTGCCTGCTCATCATCGGGATCCCTTCGACCGAATGATTATCGCGCAAGCCGTCAAGCATTCGTTGGTGCTGGCATCTTTGGATTCGCAATTCAGCGCTTATCCTGTGGCACTGCTTCCTTCCACGTGATGCGACTTTGCCGCCGTGAAGCTACGAGTTCAAGGTGCCAGCGGAATCTTCTGCTCCGCGAGTAACTGACTGAGCGACTCCTGCAACTTCGGTTCGTGAGCGATTTGCAGGGCGTGTTGCTGTTTGCCGCCGACGATATAGTTGGCGTTCGAGCAGTGGAAGCAGATGAGCAGGATTACTTGCTTGCCCTGGTGCTCGACCGTGATCGCATGCCGCGGAGCAAAGCAGGCCGCGCCGCTGTGTTGATCGGTGGCGGTGACGGCTTGTTGCAGTTCGGCCAGCAGCTTTTTTCGCACCGCAGCGTCGGTGATCTTTAAACTGCCCAGGGCCGGATATCCCTGGACCTTCGGCATGTCTTGCGGATAGGGCTCGGACGGTTCGACCCAGCCGGGATCGATCGAAGTGAGCTCCCAGGTTGCGGCTTGTTCCAAGGGAACCGCGAGGTCGTTCGGCAAGCCGGTTGAGCGCGAAGCACCGCAGCCGGCGCTGGCCAGCGTGATGAGAATGACGACGAGAACGATAGTGGTTCTAAACATGCGCAATGGATTGGCAGTGACTCAGGGAATCCAGCAGGATGAGCCGGTAATGATAGAGCGTAAGGCTCGCGGGTGGGCATTCTACTCGGGCACGAAATTGCAGCGTGGAGATCGCAGTTTGCTCGGTTCGCCGCCGCTCTGCGGGCACTTAGTGAGGTGCTGCCCCGCTTGAGCAACCGCGATTAAAGCCACCCGATTTAGCGGCAATAAAGTACGATATTCTACTTGCGATATCACCTTCAAATATTGACATAAAGTATTCTAGGAAAAGAACTTGCGAACCGATTCGAATTTTGCATCAACTGCAATATTCTCGGGGTACGAAAGTGGGGGATCGGTGAGAGCTGCAGGGCGCGATCGGCTTCGATTACTAGGCTGTCAGAATGGTCGCGGCAGACGTCTTGGAGGGGCGAGTTAGGTACCAAAGCAGCGCTGCCTGTGGGCCCGAGATTTCTTCTTCTAATCCCGGTTGTTTTCCCCCTTGTCACCGAACCGAATTTTGGCACAATGGGGCGTTTCCCCACGTACCAAAGTCGGGGCCGGGCGTTTGCGTTGTCGCGTTGAGCCGGGCTAGTTGGAAGAAGATAGGAAGCGGTCATGTCGGATACGCTGGTTGTCAAAAAGCGTGCAAAGCTCGGCACTTCGGCCACTCGTCGCCTTCGTTGGGAAGGCTCGATCCCGGTCAATTTGTATGGCCACGGCGAAGCCAATGCCTCGCTGGCAGTGCCGCTGGCTCAGGTCGTCGCGGTCATCAAGCACGGTGGTAAGCTCGTAAAACTGAGCGGCGACATCACCGAGACGGCGTTGCTCCGCGAAGTCCAATGGGACACCTACTCGAAGGAAATCATTCACATCGATCTGCTCCGCGTTTCCGAGAAAGAACTCGTTGAAACGACGGTCGCGGTCGAGCTCAAGGGAACGGCCCCGGGCACTGGCGAAGGTGGCGTGCTGCAGTTTGTGCTGCATGAGCTTCACATCGAATGCCCCGCCATTTCGATTCCCGAAAAGCTGTACGCCAATATCAACGATCTGCACCTCGGCAAGGCCATTCACGCCAGCGACATTCAGCTGCCGGAAGGGGCCAAGCTCGCCAGTGATCCGCACCTCGTCATCGTCAGCTGCGTTGCTCCTCACAAGGAAGAAGAAACAGCTGCCGGCCTCGAAGGCACGGTCGAGCCCGAGCTTATCCGCAAGGAAAAGACCGAAGAAGACGCTGCCGAGTAAGTTCGCAGGTAGTCATGTTTGCGTGGCTGCGAGGTTGGTGGACAGCAAAAGAATCAGATGCCATGCCGGCGGGAATGAAACTGATCGTCGGCTTAGGCAACCCGGGAAAGCAATACGACGGGACGCGGCATAACGTCGGCTTCGCGACTTTGGCGAAGCTGATTGCCACGCGAACCAGCGGCCCTGGCAAAGGAAAGTTTCAAGGCGATTTGTACGAAGCCACGATTGCCAGTCAGCGAGTTTTGTTGCTGCTGCCCCTCACTTACATGAACGGCAGCGGCGGCAGTGTGCTGGCGGCTCG is drawn from Anatilimnocola floriformis and contains these coding sequences:
- a CDS encoding FMN-binding negative transcriptional regulator, with translation MYVPGAFQVADSEQIAAFIAEHSFAAVITQHAGAPFASHVPLLYEQTAGPLGTLVGHLARPNPQWEDAAHEPAGIPALAIFSGPHTYISPTWYAEPNTVPTWNYIAVHATGRLKLITDQERLLQLLGRTVDFYESPQPQPWRLEDQNAEFIEKLCGGIVGFELVIEKLEGKWKLNQNHTAARRERVMQVLEKSSRRDDQEVAAAMRKLPK
- the lysA gene encoding diaminopimelate decarboxylase encodes the protein MPVVGTFPTLRSEIAGVKVVDLAQQFGTPTYVYDAASIVERINDLKQFDVIRFAQKACSNIAILNLCRQNGVVVDAVSGGEIHRAQKAGYKPGNVEHPEIVYTADVFDRDTLDLVVKLKIPVNCGSPDMIDQLGEKAPGSSITLRINPGFGHGHSQKTNTGGEQSKHGIWHEQLDDCVARAAKAQIKITGIHMHIGSGTDLHHLSQVCGSMEKVVEKIGASVDTISAGGGLPIPYNTKQSYVDLDQYFQLWDASRKRLEAKLGHKITLEIEPGRYLVAESGYLVSEVRTVKKMGNNTFYLLDAGFNNLARPILYGSYHPMSLAPVSGATNLPEQDVVVGGPLCESGDIFTQEEGGFVCTRKLPQAKVGDYLVLERAGAYGFVMASNYNSKPLAAEVLIQNGKPHLIRARQTFEDITRGEVIPS
- a CDS encoding type II toxin-antitoxin system Phd/YefM family antitoxin; the protein is MTSISLQEFQRDPASVLERIVAGESFVLTDGSRMVAEVRPVDPQRSAPRPFGLAKGEFVVPAEFDLPLPEEILAAFEGR
- a CDS encoding type II toxin-antitoxin system VapC family toxin translates to MRIILDTHVFLWFVSGDPRLPTRYRSEIQSPENDIFLSAASIWEAVIKNQLGHLPLPEKASVYLPQQRLMHGIHSLPIDENDMAALSNLPAHHRDPFDRMIIAQAVKHSLVLASLDSQFSAYPVALLPST
- a CDS encoding 50S ribosomal protein L25 — encoded protein: MSDTLVVKKRAKLGTSATRRLRWEGSIPVNLYGHGEANASLAVPLAQVVAVIKHGGKLVKLSGDITETALLREVQWDTYSKEIIHIDLLRVSEKELVETTVAVELKGTAPGTGEGGVLQFVLHELHIECPAISIPEKLYANINDLHLGKAIHASDIQLPEGAKLASDPHLVIVSCVAPHKEEETAAGLEGTVEPELIRKEKTEEDAAE